In Candidatus Poribacteria bacterium, the following proteins share a genomic window:
- the tsaE gene encoding tRNA (adenosine(37)-N6)-threonylcarbamoyltransferase complex ATPase subunit type 1 TsaE, with product MKSQREMENRNETFKTESPEETQILGEKLGKTLKRGDVIALVGDLGTGKTCLTQGIARGVGIARDEVVNSPSYILINEYNGTIPIYHIDLYRLENRAEIAELGLSEYIDGDGICIIEWAERITDSLPETCIKIQITLADTHTSHSDEVRESISQTPEDENIRHIEIQYPISR from the coding sequence ATGAAATCACAACGAGAAATGGAAAACAGAAACGAAACGTTTAAAACAGAAAGCCCAGAGGAAACGCAAATCCTCGGCGAAAAACTGGGCAAAACGCTCAAGCGGGGAGATGTCATCGCACTCGTCGGCGACCTCGGCACCGGTAAGACCTGTTTGACACAAGGCATCGCGCGCGGTGTCGGTATCGCTCGAGATGAAGTCGTCAACAGCCCTTCCTATATCCTGATTAACGAATATAATGGGACAATACCGATATATCACATCGATCTGTACCGACTCGAAAACAGGGCAGAGATTGCCGAACTCGGACTTAGCGAATATATTGACGGCGATGGAATTTGCATCATTGAGTGGGCAGAACGAATAACAGATTCACTGCCCGAAACCTGTATAAAGATACAGATAACGCTTGCAGATACTCACACCTCACACAGCGATGAAGTCCGTGAGTCAATATCACAAACCCCTGAAGATGAAAACATCCGACACATCGAAATCCAATATCCTATATCTCGATAG
- a CDS encoding glycosyltransferase family 4 protein, translating into MKTSDTSKSNILYLDSGSGIGGGQRSLLLLLNLLDKDRFTPFVGCLGDSPFATEVEKTDASVVPLSLPGAHNKTDKVRRFTLGDLLEDFRQLGVILQLHRMVKRYAIDLIHANSLSVALLGGIVARINRIPILMHKRYATSYGILDRICERLLHRVILVSEATRWNFAPSTKQTLIYNGVNLDAFQASAEEVEALREELLSDASDTSIVTGVVTRITPEKGIHFLVRAIADLKEKIDSKLLIVGGPYFEKDVDYMNELKQEVIDLGVADSVIFTGFLSDTRVVTSLLDIVLVPSIIPEACPRTIIEAMAVGRPVISTPLGGSKELVTPETGILVPPEDASAIADAIASLATDRERLRTMEEASRNRAEQLFSSEKNTALTEAVYTELLAAPRRTHKTDIA; encoded by the coding sequence ATGAAAACATCCGACACATCGAAATCCAATATCCTATATCTCGATAGCGGTTCGGGCATCGGAGGCGGACAACGCAGTCTGCTACTGCTGCTGAATCTATTAGATAAGGATCGCTTCACGCCGTTTGTCGGGTGCCTCGGCGATAGCCCTTTCGCAACGGAGGTAGAAAAGACAGATGCCAGCGTTGTTCCACTGTCCCTACCCGGGGCACATAACAAAACCGATAAGGTCCGACGATTTACCCTCGGCGACCTACTTGAAGACTTCCGACAACTTGGGGTTATTCTTCAACTTCATCGGATGGTAAAACGGTATGCGATCGACCTGATTCATGCAAACTCGCTGTCGGTAGCACTTCTCGGCGGTATCGTTGCGAGGATAAACCGTATCCCCATCCTGATGCACAAACGCTACGCGACTTCCTACGGCATTTTGGACCGGATTTGCGAAAGACTTTTGCACCGCGTGATCCTCGTTTCGGAGGCAACCCGCTGGAATTTCGCGCCGTCAACAAAACAGACGTTAATCTATAACGGGGTCAACTTAGACGCTTTTCAGGCATCCGCAGAAGAGGTGGAAGCCCTCCGAGAAGAACTCCTGTCCGATGCTTCTGATACTTCAATCGTCACGGGAGTCGTGACTCGGATTACGCCGGAGAAAGGCATTCATTTTTTAGTCAGAGCAATAGCAGACCTGAAAGAAAAAATAGACAGCAAACTGTTGATCGTTGGTGGTCCTTATTTCGAAAAAGATGTTGACTACATGAATGAACTGAAACAGGAAGTTATAGATTTAGGTGTTGCAGACTCCGTCATTTTCACCGGATTTTTGTCAGATACGCGGGTGGTTACAAGCCTCCTTGATATCGTGTTGGTGCCATCTATTATTCCAGAGGCATGTCCACGCACCATCATTGAAGCGATGGCAGTCGGCAGACCGGTCATTTCCACGCCACTCGGTGGAAGTAAAGAACTCGTCACCCCCGAAACCGGGATCTTAGTGCCGCCTGAAGATGCCTCAGCGATTGCGGATGCCATCGCAAGTCTCGCAACTGATCGAGAACGATTGCGGACAATGGAGGAAGCCTCCCGCAACCGTGCGGAGCAGTTGTTTAGTAGCGAAAAGAACACAGCATTGACGGAGGCAGTCTACACTGAACTGTTGGCAGCACCAAGACGGACGCACAAAACGGATATTGCATGA
- a CDS encoding toxin-antitoxin system HicB family antitoxin — translation MNVRLNNIMKTMTYKGYTAKIIYSDEDECFVGHIVNIDAISGFHGDTDEELRDAFENMVDLYIEVLEERKNPPQKHDTGGFWARLREVFHL, via the coding sequence ATGAATGTACGCTTAAATAACATTATGAAGACGATGACCTACAAAGGCTATACCGCGAAAATTATCTACAGCGATGAAGATGAATGCTTCGTCGGTCACATTGTCAATATTGACGCAATATCAGGTTTTCACGGCGATACCGACGAAGAATTACGCGACGCTTTTGAAAACATGGTAGACCTCTATATTGAGGTATTGGAAGAACGAAAAAACCCGCCGCAAAAGCATGATACTGGTGGTTTTTGGGCACGCCTCCGTGAAGTTTTCCACCTGTAG
- a CDS encoding toxin-antitoxin system HicB family antitoxin, protein MKTMTYRGHTAKIIYSDEDECFVGHVINIGDDIISFHGDTDAELRVAFEDVVDLHIKVKNQPENPPQKHFAERFLSRLRQALHL, encoded by the coding sequence GTGAAGACAATGACATACAGAGGACATACAGCGAAAATTATCTATAGTGACGAAGATGAGTGTTTTGTGGGCCATGTCATCAATATTGGTGACGATATTATAAGTTTCCACGGGGACACAGATGCAGAGTTGCGTGTTGCCTTTGAAGACGTGGTGGATCTTCACATCAAAGTTAAAAACCAACCAGAAAATCCGCCGCAAAAGCACTTCGCGGAAAGGTTTCTGTCGCGTCTACGTCAAGCACTTCATCTGTAA
- a CDS encoding TIGR04282 family arsenosugar biosynthesis glycosyltransferase produces the protein MKTCVIVFAKNPVPNQVKTRLVPPFSPEQAATLYTAFLVDWCDTLAKLPDVDLIIAYTPAEAESDLQTLIGEDAIYIPQIGDDLGGRLASATQWAAEQEYTKILLVGSDSPTLPISYISKAFTLLDSRDIVVGPSTDGGYYLIGFSATHITMAVPFIFEEIAWSTADVFQQTVASICSLKVTFGLLPLWYDIDTAEDLAFLHAHISAMRLAGDTVQAVRTESLLTELL, from the coding sequence GTGAAGACATGTGTCATTGTTTTTGCTAAGAATCCGGTGCCGAATCAGGTCAAGACGCGGCTTGTCCCACCCTTCTCACCGGAACAAGCGGCGACATTGTATACGGCGTTTCTCGTAGATTGGTGCGATACACTCGCCAAACTTCCCGATGTGGATTTAATCATCGCGTATACACCCGCGGAGGCAGAATCCGATTTACAAACGCTCATCGGAGAAGATGCCATCTACATCCCACAAATTGGCGATGATCTTGGGGGACGGCTCGCTTCAGCGACACAGTGGGCAGCCGAACAGGAATATACAAAGATTTTACTCGTCGGATCGGATAGTCCGACACTACCGATTTCATATATTTCAAAAGCATTCACACTGCTCGACTCGCGGGATATTGTCGTTGGACCGAGTACAGATGGCGGCTATTACCTGATCGGCTTTTCAGCAACACACATAACGATGGCGGTACCATTTATATTTGAAGAAATCGCATGGAGCACGGCAGATGTCTTTCAACAAACAGTGGCAAGTATTTGTTCTCTAAAAGTGACCTTCGGACTTCTACCGCTGTGGTATGATATAGATACGGCTGAAGATTTGGCGTTTCTGCATGCCCATATATCGGCGATGCGGCTCGCGGGCGATACGGTGCAAGCCGTTAGAACAGAATCTCTATTGACAGAACTACTTTGA
- a CDS encoding SDR family oxidoreductase — translation MGQLDGKFAIVTGGNRGIGKGIARGLAAEGASLTIAARNAELLEQTANELRANGTKVLAVPTDVTDEAQIKALFEKSMDAYGRLDILVNNAGAFNAGPIDELSTEDWDWVVGVNLRAPFICTREAFGIMKAQGEGGRIINVGSISSHRVRPRTAPYSATKFGIWGLTQVTALEGRAHGITASCLKPGNTYVERHQNQSQAPTEPMMDVDDLAQAAVLMATLPPHINMLDATVLPVGQLYVGRG, via the coding sequence ATGGGACAATTGGATGGAAAATTTGCGATTGTAACCGGTGGTAACCGCGGTATCGGTAAAGGAATCGCGAGAGGACTTGCCGCTGAGGGTGCGAGTCTAACAATCGCCGCAAGGAACGCTGAACTCCTTGAGCAGACGGCGAATGAACTCCGCGCAAACGGCACAAAGGTGTTGGCTGTGCCAACGGATGTAACAGACGAGGCACAGATCAAAGCACTCTTTGAAAAATCGATGGACGCGTATGGTCGTTTGGACATCCTTGTCAATAACGCAGGGGCATTCAATGCCGGTCCTATAGATGAACTGTCAACAGAGGATTGGGATTGGGTCGTTGGTGTGAATCTCCGGGCACCGTTTATCTGCACGCGTGAAGCATTTGGGATTATGAAGGCACAAGGTGAAGGTGGACGTATCATCAATGTCGGCAGTATATCGTCGCATCGGGTTCGTCCGCGCACCGCGCCTTATAGTGCTACTAAATTCGGCATCTGGGGACTGACACAGGTAACAGCACTCGAAGGAAGAGCACACGGAATAACGGCGAGCTGTTTGAAACCCGGTAACACTTACGTAGAACGTCATCAAAATCAATCACAAGCACCCACTGAACCGATGATGGATGTTGACGATCTTGCACAAGCCGCTGTCCTGATGGCAACCCTCCCACCACACATTAATATGTTAGACGCAACCGTCTTACCGGTCGGTCAACTCTATGTCGGACGTGGATAA
- a CDS encoding phytanoyl-CoA dioxygenase family protein, translated as METIMQVNRTQFMEEGYLVLREVVPPEELDALRESYELMVSRQRDIWTRERGPNEPPGGVWETSPQPRLQLGHNPLAGLVDKKTASAVEIWAHENMQGVSTELLGEEDAGVTEMMLMCSPVKDCGPAAWHRDHHPIDTAPLQGYIDDIVETGPRYVQWNLSLYDDNVLWVLPGSHLRVNTEAENEQLLADPKVPLPGAVQTHLNAGDGVVYILPILHWGSNYSRKMRRTIHGGFANYTHYQALDYVDYLSPEVQQSFDRWNKRSNQMQIWCEDALRAAIEKDAPAYHAALENLHPDRGEKGKMLSTVFLCKAACFVALEHGYELPEIPDELRNRGKGFHAITLNWGPPFAERFTKEEAATLWERFKPLDALLKTDEELYLPGFQSGPMHYYFNEMPDNFGVADFIKSW; from the coding sequence ATGGAGACAATTATGCAAGTGAATCGGACCCAATTCATGGAAGAAGGGTATCTCGTTCTCCGAGAGGTGGTCCCACCGGAAGAACTGGACGCGCTTCGGGAAAGTTATGAATTAATGGTATCACGCCAGCGGGACATCTGGACGAGAGAACGCGGACCGAACGAGCCACCGGGTGGTGTTTGGGAGACTTCCCCACAACCTCGTCTACAACTCGGACATAACCCACTTGCGGGGCTTGTCGATAAAAAAACAGCGAGCGCTGTCGAAATTTGGGCACACGAAAACATGCAAGGGGTCAGCACCGAACTACTCGGTGAGGAAGACGCAGGCGTTACCGAGATGATGCTCATGTGCAGTCCAGTCAAAGACTGCGGGCCCGCCGCATGGCACCGAGACCATCACCCTATCGATACCGCTCCATTACAAGGCTATATCGACGATATTGTAGAGACGGGACCGCGCTACGTTCAGTGGAATCTCTCACTCTACGACGATAACGTGCTGTGGGTGCTACCCGGTAGTCATCTGCGGGTGAACACCGAAGCAGAAAACGAGCAGCTGCTGGCAGATCCAAAAGTGCCGTTACCCGGTGCCGTTCAGACGCACCTCAACGCAGGTGATGGTGTCGTTTATATTCTGCCTATCTTGCATTGGGGGAGCAACTATAGTCGGAAGATGCGCCGCACGATCCACGGCGGGTTTGCAAACTACACGCACTATCAAGCACTCGACTATGTGGATTATCTATCGCCGGAAGTCCAACAGAGCTTCGATCGGTGGAACAAACGCAGCAATCAGATGCAGATATGGTGTGAAGATGCCCTTCGCGCTGCTATAGAAAAGGATGCCCCTGCCTACCACGCGGCACTCGAAAACCTACATCCGGACAGAGGTGAAAAAGGGAAGATGCTCTCAACCGTCTTTTTGTGCAAAGCCGCTTGTTTCGTGGCACTCGAACACGGCTATGAACTTCCAGAGATCCCGGACGAACTTCGGAATCGTGGCAAGGGCTTCCATGCGATTACCCTCAATTGGGGACCGCCCTTCGCCGAACGATTCACGAAAGAGGAAGCAGCTACGTTGTGGGAACGTTTTAAGCCACTTGACGCACTGCTCAAAACCGACGAAGAGCTATATCTACCGGGTTTCCAATCCGGTCCGATGCATTACTATTTCAATGAAATGCCGGATAATTTCGGTGTTGCAGATTTCATTAAATCGTGGTAA